The genomic interval GTTGCAGAAAAGAGCTGTCTGAGCTGGCCCCCAGATGCTATGCCCTGGCGATCAGTCGGTAGCGGCCGCCGTCTGAGAgaccctcttcccatccgTTGTCAGCAAAatctggagaaggagctcgGCAAGCGTCAGATGCGAGAAGGCGGCGCTGCTCGAGCTCATGATGTGAAGTCGTACAAGCTCCGAGGTGTTCGGAGGAGGGACGGGAGGGGTGCAGGGTGGATCCTCAGAGTGAAACAAGAGATATGCCCCTCTCATCTTCCAAAAATATCAGACGCTAGCGGCATTCACACCAGACTATCACACTGTATCTACATCATTATTTCATATCAAAGCCTTTTTGAATCAGAGTCACGAGATGCACCATCTCGCCTCACTGCAACTTCAAGGGTAGCTTACTTCTTCAGCTGCTGCACCGCTGCCAGGAATTTTTAAGGGTTCTCATGGCGTCTTCCTGCACGATCTGCCTCTCTTCCAAGGCCTGTGCAGGCCTGCTTCCCAGCCGTGTATGCTGAGGCGAGGCGCGGACCACCATCTGACGGATCTTATAAGCGGCTGAAGAGTTGAGATGCTTCCATGATCGGCAACAGGGTAATAATTAGATACTgtaaaaagagagagagaaagagagatcATAGATATCTAGACACTTCATCCCGTCGTTCTGGATATTGGGCTTGGCTAGGCAATTGGGACTGCAGGATCCGGCCGTTTCACCGACACCACCCGGCAGTAGCGAGAAGTGACCAAGACCAACAAATCTCGAGGCACCCCCAATCACGCGTCAACGCCCCGAAGCCGCGCGCTGAGGACCACCGAACACGACCCAGTGCCGTGCGCGCCGCGGCGGCGAAGGGTTGCTCTGACCCAATGACCGATATCCTCGCACTCAGGTCATAAACAGACACCAAAACATCGACTTGGCTGTAGAAGTTCTGTGAGCTGTCCCACGTGGAAATAACGGTTGATATCAAAACAGCCACAGCCAATAACCTGATCCTTCCACAGCACCTTTTCAAACAGATCTGGTGTTGTCAACAACGATACCCGGCATCTGAAGGAAGTGTGTGCCAGACTTATCAAGGTCCCGACACCCTCCAATCTCACCTCACATAATAAGTCCTGTTCCAATTCTCACCCCGAGCGAGAGACCAACAGCGCCGTCTTTACTTAATTCCCGGAGATATCAAGGCTCATGCACCCCTGGCTTGGTCAAACCGACGCTGTGACGATCTAACGCGGCCTTGCCCGCATCCCGCCATCCCCACCTCCGCAGTCCAACTTGGCTTATTCGAGAGCGCGGAAATCGTCAGTTGCGAGAAGGCCAGAGATATTAATAAATGCTACGGACAGAGCAGCCCAGGCAGAGGGATTTCAAGAGGAGAACTGGGGCTGTGGGAAGGACATCAGATACTATGCCTATGATGTGGGACAGGTTGAAGCTCCCTCAAAAGCAGGACGACGAGGGGTTGAGATTAGGTCTGGGATACAGTAACTATAATGCGCCAAAAAGCCGAGGGTACAGCTACTCGATCAAGGGAGGtccgcctcccccacggCCGCCTCGAGAATTTTTGGAGTCTCACCTGTGAGTTGCTGCTTGCTctcccatcatctcacctccctcttccttccaACCCAAGTCAGGCGGGGGTCACATTCGAGTTTGCTGAGTGCCTGCCGTGTTGCTGTTTTGTGGGCTCGGCTGCAACGAGCTTTTTTTGGGCAACTAAAGCGCCTCATGCTTACCTACACACGAACCCAGTCGGGCGGCTTGACTTCACCTGGACACCTATTTTCAATTACTTCTTCCTTCATTCCAGTCTCTTGCCATCCACCGCAGCTGACTGCATCCGACTTCGCTTCCCCATTGCTAATAGAGTCACGTTGTGCTGCAGTGAGACATCTACTCCCCGCGCAGCAATACAAGAGCCACCTCCCCGCAACCCAGCTCGAATCAAGGTCCGCACCTCCACCTACCGACCACCGTCGTCTGTGTATTCTCAAGACGCACaggcaccaccgcccgcctCGAACTACACAGTAACCGTGGCTACCAAGTACGGCTACCGctacggcggcggcggcggcggcggggcggaggagatcTCCCCGCCAAGTTCTCCGGAGCCCGACTCTGAGGGCGTGAAGCGCTTCTTGCCCGGCGATGTCTCCCCAATAGAGGAGGACGATCACGCAGCAgctcttctccagcagcacccgGCTTTCCGCAACAACGGTGCTCAGAATGACCACTCGAGACGGCAGCAGACGCCCACCCCCGAGACAGGCAGGCAGTCGCCTCGCCGGGCTCCCAACAgccgtggcggtggtgctaCCAGCATTCCCATGATGCGTAGGGAACGGAGGAAGCAGTCAGGTACCGTCATGCGCGAGCCAAACTCTACTAATCGGGACCACCCACCACGTCAAGAACCACCCCGCTGGGATCGGCTGACAGGTGAACCGACGGCGGCTGACCGTGCTCGGCCGTCTCAAGGGCCTCCTGCCGAATGTTCTCAAGGTCTGGGAATTACAGCAACTGCCTGGGCATCCCCGCAGACCAGTCCTACACAAGCGCCTCCATCTTTCGCTGACAGAGTGCGGAGGAttgccaagaaggctgctgctggccggGAGAGAGAGCCTCAGCATGACACAGATCCCGCTGCGGGCGCCTTCACATCAAACCGCCCTGGTTGGCGAGGTGCGAGCGGCCGAACTGCCATCGTTGAGCCCGTCCACGACACTCCTGAAGTTGCACCCCTGAGGATCCCCGAGaagagcagcaggagaacTCTTACACCAGTACAAGCAGACAAACCAAGGCCTGGCATCTCACTAGGGGGTGTGCCACGGCGAGGACAAACCCCACCCATCAGCCCTCCCGCAACTGAAACGTCCACGGTCAGGGCCGGCCTGCGGGAGACGTCGCACAATGTCGTGCACACTCCGTCCCAGCTGACTCCCCCGACGGCCTATCTCCATTCAGAGAATGCGCAGAGCTACCCGAGCCCGCCGCTTTCGAGCACTCCGCTCAGCGGGGGGGATGCACCAGCCATGGCTGCCAGACAGCTCTCCAGGGATGCCGTCCCCAGCATGGCCGCACTCCCCAGCCCCGAGTTTAACAGCCCGCACGAGTCCAACGTGATTCGCAGAAAGCCACCTCCGTTACAtactcaccatcaacaccaagactcGGTCTCCTCTGTCTACTCGCAACCACCTCGAGGACCACTGCACACTTCCCCGCTCACTATTCCTGATATTGCCCCGCCGGCTACCCTAACCGCCAACAACGACACCTACGTCCAGCCTCCCTCTCGCTTCAGCATAACCACATACGCCACCAGCCACACGGGTACAACCCGGGATGACGGCGACGAGCTAGTTGACGAGGACCAGCCACCTGTCCCCTCACTTCCAGTCGGCCTCCACCACGGCGGCAAGATCGACCCGTCCTCTGACAACAGCCCGGTGACGTCTCCGATCGACCAGTTCATGACGTCGCCTTTTACCACCCATACGGAGCAGTTGAGGATGGTAAACCCAGCTGTTGCCCGTGCGCAGGCCATTGAACGCCCCAGTTCTCGTGCTTCAGACATCAACAAGTCTCtgcctccagcaccacccgaGGGTGAAGCCCAGGATCGTGTCGGGTTGCTGAATGCCCAGTTGAGAGCGTTGGCAAACAGGCgaatcaacatcaacaggtCCATTACCCAGATGACGGAGATGATGCCGACGGACAAGCTGATGAACAGCGAGGAGGTGATTAGAAAGAGGGAAatcgaaaagaagaaggtaGAGGCGCTGAAGCAGGAGTTGTCTGAGgtgcagagggaggagtatGAACTGGGCTTGAAGCTGCACCGGGCTTACAAGAGGCTGGATAGGGATAACGAGTTTGAGCCGACGGGGTTGTGGGTGAGGAGAGTTACGAACTAGGATGGTAtttttgagggagaggggattGCGGTACGGGTTTTTGTTGGAATGGGACAGGATCTTAAGCGCAGGAGTTTTGTCATGGGTGTTATGGATACTTGTTA from Podospora pseudoanserina strain CBS 124.78 chromosome 6, whole genome shotgun sequence carries:
- a CDS encoding hypothetical protein (EggNog:ENOG503P5EY), translating into MLRTEQPRQRDFKRRTGAVGRTSDTMPMMWDRLKLPQKQDDEGLRLGLGYSNYNAPKSRGYSYSIKGGPPPPRPPREFLESHLETSTPRAAIQEPPPRNPARIKVRTSTYRPPSSVYSQDAQAPPPASNYTVTVATKYGYRYGGGGGGGAEEISPPSSPEPDSEGVKRFLPGDVSPIEEDDHAAALLQQHPAFRNNGAQNDHSRRQQTPTPETGRQSPRRAPNSRGGGATSIPMMRRERRKQSGTVMREPNSTNRDHPPRQEPPRWDRLTGEPTAADRARPSQGPPAECSQGLGITATAWASPQTSPTQAPPSFADRVRRIAKKAAAGREREPQHDTDPAAGAFTSNRPGWRGASGRTAIVEPVHDTPEVAPLRIPEKSSRRTLTPVQADKPRPGISLGGVPRRGQTPPISPPATETSTVRAGLRETSHNVVHTPSQLTPPTAYLHSENAQSYPSPPLSSTPLSGGDAPAMAARQLSRDAVPSMAALPSPEFNSPHESNVIRRKPPPLHTHHQHQDSVSSVYSQPPRGPLHTSPLTIPDIAPPATLTANNDTYVQPPSRFSITTYATSHTGTTRDDGDELVDEDQPPVPSLPVGLHHGGKIDPSSDNSPVTSPIDQFMTSPFTTHTEQLRMVNPAVARAQAIERPSSRASDINKSLPPAPPEGEAQDRVGLLNAQLRALANRRININRSITQMTEMMPTDKLMNSEEVIRKREIEKKKVEALKQELSEVQREEYELGLKLHRAYKRLDRDNEFEPTGLWVRRVTN